In Bifidobacterium actinocoloniiforme DSM 22766, a genomic segment contains:
- a CDS encoding carbohydrate ABC transporter permease, giving the protein MGTLMIIFLAVLQAVPEDVKEAAAIDGASKTRTFWSITMPLLRPTLLLGAVLLLVTYLQFFEEFFVMTQGGPLNSALSASYYVYPQFSFGQCGLSSAASYILFIIIALVSALQFRVLRTQE; this is encoded by the coding sequence ATGGGTACCCTGATGATCATCTTCCTTGCCGTACTCCAGGCCGTTCCTGAGGATGTCAAGGAGGCGGCGGCCATAGATGGCGCATCCAAGACGAGGACATTCTGGAGCATCACCATGCCCCTCCTGAGGCCGACTCTGCTCTTGGGGGCCGTGCTCCTGTTAGTGACCTACCTGCAGTTCTTCGAGGAATTTTTCGTCATGACCCAGGGTGGGCCCCTGAACTCGGCACTGTCCGCTTCCTACTATGTCTACCCGCAGTTCAGCTTCGGGCAGTGCGGCTTGTCATCAGCGGCCAGTTACATCCTCTTCATCATCATCGCCTTGGTCAGCGCCCTGCAGTTCCGGGTGCTCCGCACGCAGGAATGA
- a CDS encoding carbohydrate ABC transporter permease translates to MENYAKWFGQLNFVTYFVNSMIVAVITVLGSVVFCFMVGYALAKMDFAGKRIPFGAVVITLMVPSVLTCVPLFVIVSDMGLPNTYWALILPFLTQPIGVFLVRQFMMGIPDALLEAARVDGAGELRIFWSMVLLRCELPFATLSILTFLSSWNNFLWLLVAMQTNDRYTLPVALSLYSTGQNATNYGVLLAGAVWSLRRFCCSL, encoded by the coding sequence GTGGAGAACTATGCCAAGTGGTTCGGACAGCTCAACTTTGTGACCTACTTTGTCAACAGCATGATTGTAGCGGTGATTACGGTCCTGGGGAGCGTGGTCTTCTGCTTCATGGTCGGATATGCGCTGGCAAAGATGGATTTCGCGGGCAAACGCATTCCCTTCGGTGCCGTCGTGATCACCCTCATGGTGCCCAGTGTCTTGACTTGTGTACCGCTCTTTGTCATTGTGTCCGACATGGGGTTGCCCAATACCTATTGGGCCCTGATCCTGCCTTTCCTGACCCAGCCCATTGGTGTATTCCTGGTGAGACAGTTCATGATGGGGATTCCGGATGCCCTTCTAGAAGCGGCCCGGGTGGATGGTGCTGGTGAGCTAAGGATCTTCTGGTCCATGGTCCTTCTCCGGTGCGAGCTGCCTTTTGCAACCCTGAGTATTTTGACCTTCCTATCCTCTTGGAACAACTTCCTGTGGCTATTGGTCGCTATGCAGACCAACGATCGTTATACCTTGCCGGTGGCGCTTTCCTTGTACTCGACAGGGCAAAACGCCACCAATTATGGAGTCTTGTTGGCGGGCGCGGTTTGGTCATTACGCCGATTCTGCTGCTCTTTGTAG